From a region of the uncultured Desulfatiglans sp. genome:
- a CDS encoding exported hypothetical protein (Evidence 5 : Unknown function), with protein MRLNPIAAILALICALLLLPLHQHHAYSDDPDTQYSPVDPPEGFEQSTIRSIHKVSDNEFYVLFSNTPPSPPLEQTASKNIQNPDIVYHYLNGVWSQVSFDSIYAPISRIGGSGSTVFTVGMFGQIHKITGDNAATWKDLMGPPDSSVNLYGLYTEGASVIAVGESPPSTNSTQAKAAVFLGSTTSPSGWSQTYTCDSYQQSCLCDVDGDGSGNIVAVGSKNGIYALGIFSTNGGSTWAPIDFSAFTNLPPLKTISYYPSANVFFLGGENFILWYSPGNTPTSNNSTLVPLNFYLSEIYQETAVGFQGMMAAGQICTFIPGTSGRAENTPTGAQSFGGEWISDPDAPSGLSVLTAIDGGSDVIIAGEEGTILRRAGDKPSPVPAALPVPTLSHIGMGILLLGMITAVIIMLRKRSSRSLP; from the coding sequence ATGCGTTTGAATCCCATTGCTGCCATTCTTGCCCTGATCTGCGCGCTACTGCTTTTGCCCCTCCATCAACACCACGCATATTCGGATGACCCAGATACGCAATACTCCCCCGTCGATCCACCTGAAGGATTCGAACAGAGTACTATCAGATCGATCCACAAGGTGTCCGACAACGAGTTTTATGTTCTTTTCTCCAATACCCCTCCTTCCCCGCCGCTTGAGCAGACTGCCTCAAAAAATATTCAAAATCCGGACATCGTGTACCACTACCTGAATGGAGTCTGGTCTCAAGTCTCTTTCGATTCTATTTATGCGCCTATCAGCCGCATCGGCGGAAGCGGTTCGACCGTATTCACGGTGGGGATGTTTGGCCAGATCCATAAAATTACGGGTGACAATGCGGCGACATGGAAGGATTTAATGGGTCCCCCCGACAGTTCCGTGAACCTCTACGGTTTGTACACAGAGGGAGCATCGGTGATCGCCGTCGGTGAAAGTCCGCCAAGCACGAATTCCACCCAGGCCAAAGCTGCCGTATTTCTCGGCTCCACTACGTCACCGAGCGGCTGGAGTCAGACATACACCTGTGATTCATACCAGCAGTCATGCTTGTGCGACGTCGACGGCGACGGCAGCGGAAATATCGTCGCAGTGGGCTCAAAAAACGGCATTTATGCGCTCGGCATTTTTTCGACAAATGGGGGAAGCACTTGGGCTCCAATCGATTTTTCTGCCTTTACCAACTTGCCACCGCTTAAGACTATAAGCTATTATCCAAGCGCGAATGTCTTCTTTTTAGGAGGTGAGAATTTTATTCTCTGGTACAGCCCTGGCAATACGCCGACGTCAAACAACAGCACCCTTGTCCCATTAAACTTCTATCTTTCAGAAATCTACCAAGAGACGGCTGTGGGCTTTCAAGGCATGATGGCAGCCGGCCAGATATGCACGTTCATTCCCGGCACGTCAGGCCGCGCTGAGAACACGCCAACAGGAGCTCAATCGTTCGGAGGCGAATGGATATCCGACCCCGATGCCCCGTCAGGATTGTCCGTTCTGACGGCAATCGATGGCGGGAGCGACGTCATTATTGCCGGTGAAGAAGGCACCATTCTCCGCCGGGCCGGTGACAAACCCTCTCCTGTCCCTGCCGCCCTCCCTGTTCCGACCCTGTCGCACATCGGAATGGGCATCCTCCTGCTCGGCATGATCACAGCGGTCATCATCATGCTCAGAAAGCGGAGCAGCCGGAGCCTGCCATGA
- a CDS encoding hypothetical protein (Evidence 5 : Unknown function), whose protein sequence is MAHLGVNLPLCLCGDRQVFSAQTLDFRQEHQTVFTLLKRSVGSGVHKAGRIAA, encoded by the coding sequence TTGGCCCATCTTGGTGTGAATTTGCCCCTCTGCTTGTGCGGTGACCGGCAGGTCTTCTCCGCACAAACGCTTGATTTCCGTCAGGAGCATCAAACTGTGTTTACGTTGCTCAAACGGTCAGTCGGGAGTGGCGTGCACAAAGCTGGAAGGATTGCGGCATGA
- a CDS encoding TRAP proton/solute symporter, large membrane protein component encodes MENLVLVFVLFLLFFLSAPIYIALFLTSLLVIVCFTTIDPMVLAQVLFRSIDKFSLLAVPFFILTGDIMARGSIAVRLVKFTETLVGFLPGGLAIAGVAACGLFGSISGSTIATMVAIGGIMIPAMMQRGYDKSFTLGIMTAAPILGIIIPPSVPLIIYALLTSESVGELFMAGFVPGLLIILGLCLYVFFYSKKRGVETRGFPSGAELWEAVKAGAWALLLPIIIFGGIFSGVFTVTEAAAVSAFYALFVEKVVYRDLPWKDIPNILIHSGLVTSSFVIIITGASCLAEYLTIQRIPQEIAESVVSTVKSPFVFLLISNIILLVVGTFIDIISAILLLTPIFIPILSEFNVDPVHFGLLMTVNLGIGYITPPLGVLLYIGMQMGNVTLIEMMRSIAKPLLILFVILLILTYIPWFTMVLPEVFYR; translated from the coding sequence ATGGAAAACCTGGTGCTCGTGTTCGTCCTTTTTCTGCTGTTTTTCCTGTCGGCGCCGATCTACATCGCCCTCTTCCTCACCTCCCTGCTGGTGATCGTCTGCTTTACGACCATCGATCCGATGGTGCTGGCACAGGTTCTCTTCCGTTCGATCGACAAGTTCTCCCTGCTGGCCGTGCCGTTTTTCATCCTGACGGGCGACATCATGGCGAGGGGGAGCATCGCAGTGAGGCTCGTCAAATTCACCGAGACCCTGGTGGGTTTTCTGCCGGGCGGGCTCGCGATCGCCGGGGTCGCGGCGTGCGGGCTGTTCGGATCCATCTCCGGGTCGACGATCGCAACCATGGTGGCGATCGGCGGGATCATGATCCCCGCGATGATGCAGCGGGGGTACGACAAGTCCTTCACCCTCGGGATCATGACGGCGGCCCCTATTTTGGGGATCATCATCCCGCCGAGCGTCCCGCTCATCATCTACGCACTCCTGACCTCGGAATCGGTCGGGGAGCTGTTCATGGCCGGGTTCGTGCCAGGGCTCCTGATCATCCTCGGGCTGTGTCTCTATGTCTTCTTCTACAGCAAGAAGCGGGGGGTGGAGACGAGGGGCTTTCCAAGCGGAGCGGAGCTGTGGGAGGCCGTCAAGGCGGGGGCATGGGCCCTCTTGCTGCCCATCATCATCTTCGGGGGCATCTTCTCGGGGGTATTCACGGTGACGGAGGCGGCGGCGGTCTCCGCCTTCTATGCGCTGTTCGTCGAAAAGGTCGTCTACCGCGACCTTCCGTGGAAGGACATCCCGAACATCCTGATCCATTCGGGGCTGGTCACCTCATCCTTCGTGATCATCATCACGGGCGCCTCATGCCTGGCGGAGTACCTCACTATTCAGAGGATCCCGCAGGAGATCGCCGAGTCCGTGGTGTCGACGGTCAAGTCGCCGTTCGTATTTCTGCTGATATCCAACATCATCCTCCTGGTGGTGGGAACCTTCATCGACATCATCTCCGCCATACTGCTCTTGACCCCGATATTCATACCGATCCTGAGCGAGTTCAACGTCGACCCGGTGCACTTCGGCCTGCTGATGACGGTGAACCTCGGGATCGGCTACATCACGCCGCCGCTCGGGGTGCTGTTGTACATCGGCATGCAGATGGGGAACGTCACGCTGATCGAGATGATGCGGTCGATCGCCAAACCGCTGCTGATCCTGTTCGTCATCCTGTTGATCCTGACCTACATCCCCTGGTTCACGATGGTGCTCCCGGAGGTTTTCTACCGATAA
- a CDS encoding putative Archaemetzincin (Evidence 3 : Putative function from multiple computational evidences) encodes MLPIGKVPETACSAVAAHVRSVLGLEAGVLAPLAEPRYAFDRNRMQYNAATILRTLEGMPLPGCTKIVAVLNVDLFVPVFTHVFGEAREGGPCALVSLYRLGQDLHPERPPGPQILDRLLKVALHEAAHLFDLVHCFDDQCLMHFSMDLEALDRLPLSFCPTCKALLK; translated from the coding sequence GTGCTGCCGATCGGGAAGGTGCCGGAGACGGCGTGCAGCGCCGTCGCTGCGCATGTGAGGAGCGTCCTCGGCCTCGAGGCGGGCGTCCTGGCGCCCCTGGCCGAACCGCGCTATGCCTTCGACCGCAACCGCATGCAGTACAACGCGGCCACGATCCTCAGGACCCTCGAGGGCATGCCTTTGCCGGGCTGCACCAAGATCGTCGCCGTCCTGAACGTGGACTTGTTCGTCCCGGTCTTCACCCACGTCTTCGGGGAGGCGCGGGAAGGCGGCCCCTGCGCCCTCGTTTCACTCTACCGGCTGGGCCAGGACCTCCATCCGGAAAGGCCGCCCGGTCCGCAGATCCTCGACCGGCTCCTCAAGGTCGCCCTCCACGAGGCCGCGCACCTCTTCGACCTCGTTCACTGCTTCGACGACCAGTGCCTGATGCACTTCTCGATGGACCTCGAAGCCCTCGACCGCCTGCCGCTCTCCTTCTGTCCGACCTGCAAAGCCCTCCTAAAATAG
- a CDS encoding hypothetical protein (Evidence 5 : Unknown function) yields MGDYIDNNPIGVYNPGDEISYAFRVKNTGNVTLTNITISDAIPEVTVNGGPINSLAPGETDTMTFTGSYTLTQNDIDAGEFKNTATAFGTPPSGPNVSDDDDDTQPMTTGAALDLVKSADPMEYGAIDQVITYTFEVTNIGNVTIKGPITINDDKATDESCPAGDLPPGGSITCLATYTITQNDLDFGSVTNTATASGQYDEQTIISNEDTVTIVAAIGVCCLPDGQCVILTEQECTQQDGIFDGTLQSCDGVDCFIAQGLGACCLPDGTCVDRLHEAECIDQGGQFMGVGVVCTQGLCPRPALPVPTISPWGLMLLSMLTGGLGVLALRRKSKKS; encoded by the coding sequence TTGGGTGATTACATCGACAACAATCCGATCGGCGTGTACAACCCGGGCGACGAAATTTCTTATGCCTTCAGGGTGAAGAACACCGGGAATGTGACACTGACCAACATCACCATCAGCGATGCCATCCCCGAAGTGACCGTCAACGGCGGCCCGATCAATTCCCTGGCTCCGGGTGAAACCGACACCATGACTTTTACGGGATCCTACACCCTGACTCAGAATGACATCGACGCCGGGGAATTCAAAAACACCGCAACGGCATTTGGCACGCCGCCAAGCGGCCCCAACGTCAGCGACGATGACGATGACACGCAACCCATGACGACCGGCGCGGCGCTCGATCTCGTCAAGAGCGCCGACCCCATGGAATATGGAGCTATTGACCAAGTAATCACCTATACCTTCGAAGTGACCAACATCGGCAACGTCACCATCAAGGGACCCATCACCATCAACGACGACAAGGCCACCGACGAGTCCTGCCCCGCCGGCGACCTGCCTCCGGGCGGCTCCATCACCTGCTTGGCGACCTACACCATCACCCAGAATGATCTCGATTTCGGGTCCGTCACCAACACAGCGACCGCCTCAGGTCAGTACGACGAGCAAACCATCATCTCCAACGAGGACACGGTGACCATCGTCGCCGCGATAGGAGTGTGCTGCCTGCCTGACGGACAGTGCGTCATTCTCACCGAACAGGAGTGCACTCAACAGGACGGGATTTTTGACGGCACGCTTCAATCGTGCGATGGCGTAGACTGTTTCATTGCGCAGGGGCTGGGGGCCTGCTGCCTGCCTGACGGGACTTGTGTCGACAGACTCCACGAGGCCGAGTGCATCGATCAGGGTGGGCAATTCATGGGCGTTGGCGTCGTGTGCACACAGGGGCTCTGCCCCCGGCCCGCCTTGCCCGTGCCGACGATTTCACCTTGGGGACTCATGCTGCTGTCCATGCTGACGGGAGGACTCGGGGTTCTGGCCCTGCGCCGCAAATCGAAAAAGAGCTGA
- a CDS encoding hypothetical protein (Evidence 5 : Unknown function), producing the protein MTMGSAFRFSAMPPGKEQRKNSRSKRGTSSARWLALFVLCMVSLAWIAAESSAEVLERGKAEKVGLSIVYPKDKTLFPANIISPKIRWSDGSGAVEWQVAILGAPGEPFLESVVDQPQWQLTDEQWHMISQNHLDKPLTLSVEGIPPSGETLNSAKCTIEFTISSLPVSAPIFYRAVPLPARFARSNLPSIEWRLGSIGIAAPRTVLTGMTDCGNCHSFSRDGTTLGMDVDFGSDKGAYVIAEIGAQVLFEKNNVMTWSSFNKESKTPTYGLLSTVSPSGRHAVSTVNDFAVFRYIDDLDYCQLFFPVRGILVAYRRGEKTFRPIRGADDPQFVQTNPAFTPDGQWIVFARARALPDPELRSTMNGFIQGDSTYQYDLYRVPFEGGPDTVAEPLPGGSHNGMSNFFPKVSPDGKWIVFCKAKRFMLNQLDSELYIIPAEGGEARRLECNFPGRMNSWHSWSPDSRWLVFSSKANGPYTQLWLTHIDEHGEDTPPVLLDHLTGEKQAANIPEFVDIDFQNMMQRIINQATH; encoded by the coding sequence ATGACCATGGGTTCCGCATTTCGCTTCAGCGCCATGCCGCCGGGAAAAGAGCAGAGGAAAAATTCCCGATCGAAAAGGGGAACGTCGAGCGCACGATGGTTGGCCTTGTTCGTGCTTTGCATGGTGTCTCTGGCTTGGATCGCCGCGGAATCGTCCGCTGAAGTACTTGAGCGCGGGAAGGCTGAAAAGGTAGGCCTCTCCATTGTTTACCCGAAGGATAAGACACTCTTTCCAGCAAATATCATTTCCCCGAAGATTCGCTGGAGTGACGGCAGCGGGGCGGTCGAGTGGCAGGTTGCGATTCTTGGCGCTCCGGGCGAGCCGTTCCTGGAGTCCGTCGTCGACCAGCCGCAATGGCAGTTGACCGACGAACAATGGCATATGATCAGCCAGAATCATCTCGACAAGCCTTTGACCCTTTCCGTAGAGGGCATCCCGCCGTCCGGGGAAACCCTGAACAGCGCCAAATGCACCATTGAATTCACGATCTCCAGCCTCCCGGTTTCGGCTCCCATATTCTATCGGGCGGTTCCCCTGCCGGCCCGTTTCGCACGCAGCAACCTGCCGTCGATCGAGTGGCGGCTGGGTTCGATCGGGATCGCTGCGCCGCGCACGGTCCTCACCGGCATGACGGACTGCGGCAACTGCCACAGTTTCTCAAGGGATGGAACCACTCTGGGCATGGATGTCGACTTCGGCAGCGACAAAGGGGCGTATGTCATCGCAGAGATCGGCGCCCAGGTGCTTTTCGAAAAGAACAACGTCATGACCTGGAGCAGCTTCAACAAAGAATCGAAAACGCCCACCTATGGACTGCTCTCCACGGTTTCACCGAGCGGAAGGCATGCCGTGAGCACGGTCAACGACTTTGCTGTGTTCAGGTATATCGATGATTTGGATTATTGCCAGCTTTTCTTCCCGGTGCGCGGTATTCTTGTGGCTTATCGTAGAGGAGAGAAAACCTTTCGTCCGATTCGCGGAGCTGATGATCCGCAGTTCGTCCAGACAAACCCGGCTTTCACCCCAGATGGGCAATGGATCGTTTTCGCCCGTGCGCGTGCGCTTCCGGACCCCGAACTGCGGTCGACGATGAACGGCTTCATCCAGGGCGATTCCACCTACCAGTATGATCTGTACCGCGTCCCCTTCGAAGGCGGGCCGGACACAGTCGCCGAACCCTTACCGGGAGGATCTCACAACGGGATGAGCAATTTTTTCCCCAAGGTTTCCCCGGACGGAAAATGGATCGTGTTCTGCAAGGCGAAGCGCTTCATGCTGAACCAACTGGACAGTGAGCTCTACATCATTCCAGCGGAGGGGGGCGAAGCCAGACGCCTCGAGTGCAACTTCCCTGGGCGAATGAACTCGTGGCACAGCTGGTCTCCAGACAGCCGCTGGCTGGTGTTCTCTTCCAAGGCGAACGGGCCATACACGCAGCTGTGGCTGACCCATATCGACGAGCACGGCGAAGATACGCCGCCCGTCCTGCTGGACCACCTCACGGGCGAAAAGCAGGCCGCCAATATTCCCGAGTTCGTGGACATCGACTTCCAGAACATGATGCAGCGTATCATCAACCAAGCAACCCATTAG
- a CDS encoding hypothetical protein (Evidence 5 : Unknown function), with translation MNEALALFSKSRTCRKAGAESYGSFKTAGLPECIIQAVFFWGGQRSRAILLKIQVQTWTSDDKADSVNVFSAINPNFH, from the coding sequence TTGAACGAAGCTTTAGCGCTATTCAGTAAAAGCCGAACCTGCCGCAAGGCCGGGGCGGAAAGTTACGGGTCTTTCAAGACCGCCGGACTGCCTGAATGCATCATTCAGGCAGTCTTTTTTTGGGGGGGGCAGCGTTCTCGTGCAATTTTGCTGAAAATTCAAGTACAAACATGGACCTCAGATGATAAGGCTGACTCAGTCAACGTTTTTTCGGCGATAAATCCAAATTTCCACTGA
- a CDS encoding PAS/PAC sensor hybrid histidine kinase (modular protein): MQHTDAVPSNSKKTATRVIWALGICWVFALGASLAFNWVQMNRSLMRLAQSEVVSSFNKDAVYRRWAAMHGGVYVPPTDRTPPNPYLSFITDRDVTTTGGKRLTLMNPAYMTRQVHELGFEQYGLVGHITSLDPLRPENAPDAWEAEMLLSFGRGEKEALSVETIDGQPYVRYMRPFVTETSCLKCHGHQGYEVGEIRGGISISAPLAAYKLAGAEQQRSLLMAHGIIGGLGLIGLWAGAGALRRSGRRMEQKSAQFQSLFMNSPVSIIVHDPETGAILDANARAWASYGFSSLEELRDNAFWLEPPHAFDNALAWIRKADREGPQQFEWLSGKASGELFWEYVHLGPILINGEKKIMAVSIDVTERKQAEEALIHSRDLLRYIIDHANSAVAVHDRNLRYLYVSQSYLDQYHVKDRDVIGRHHYEVFPDLPQKWRDVHQRVLAGEVLRADRDPYHRADGSVDWTRWECRPWYEADGSIGGLIVYTEVITERVMAEQKLLEREAKYRLLAENTADCIWMMDMDLVFTYINPAIEKMMGFEPDEWIGSRLSDHCSQERFEQMSGLVMEALQRLPEATPVLFETEMLNKDGKGVPLEMRSKFVMDQDGKPMALQGVARDISERKKHEAERERLRTQLTQAQKMESIGRLAGGVAHDYNNMLSVISGFAELGMEKTAPGDPLRADLEEILRAARRSANITRQLLAFARRQTISPRVIDLNDTVEGMLKMLRRLIGEDIDLSWQPAPGRHYVRMDPSQLDQILANLLVNARDAIGDVGKVTIETGRVRFDEAYCAEHPGFMPGDFVLLAVSDDGRGMDRQTLDNLFEPFFTTKGVGEGTGLGLSTVYGIVKQNEGFINVYSEPDKGTAFRIYLLRYRGETELDVPFDEEDAPPGRGETVLIVEDEAPILELAARILEEAGYSVLKASGPLRALALAETYKGGIQLLITDVVMPEMNGRDLARKLQALHPDLKVLFMSGYTANVIAHHGVLDAGVHFIQKPFSNRGLMQKVRAAL, from the coding sequence ATGCAACACACCGATGCTGTTCCTTCCAATTCGAAGAAGACGGCGACCCGTGTCATCTGGGCCCTCGGCATCTGCTGGGTGTTCGCCCTCGGAGCGTCCCTCGCCTTCAACTGGGTCCAGATGAACCGCTCTCTCATGCGCCTCGCCCAGTCGGAGGTCGTGAGTTCCTTCAACAAGGATGCCGTTTATCGGAGATGGGCTGCAATGCACGGGGGTGTATATGTCCCCCCTACGGACAGGACGCCTCCGAACCCGTACCTGAGCTTTATCACGGACAGGGATGTGACCACCACCGGCGGCAAGCGTCTCACCCTGATGAACCCCGCCTACATGACTCGACAGGTTCACGAACTGGGCTTCGAACAATACGGATTGGTCGGGCACATCACGAGCCTCGATCCGCTCCGTCCGGAGAACGCCCCGGATGCATGGGAGGCGGAGATGCTCTTGTCTTTCGGCCGTGGTGAGAAAGAGGCGTTGTCGGTCGAAACCATCGACGGGCAGCCCTATGTCCGGTACATGAGGCCGTTTGTGACCGAGACCTCTTGCCTGAAGTGCCATGGGCACCAGGGCTATGAAGTAGGGGAAATCCGCGGCGGCATCAGCATTTCTGCGCCGCTGGCGGCCTACAAGTTGGCGGGTGCCGAGCAGCAAAGGTCGCTCCTCATGGCCCACGGCATCATAGGCGGCCTCGGGCTCATCGGCCTCTGGGCGGGTGCCGGAGCGCTCCGCCGCTCAGGCCGGCGGATGGAGCAAAAGAGTGCGCAGTTCCAATCGCTTTTCATGAATTCTCCGGTTTCGATCATCGTTCATGACCCAGAGACCGGGGCGATTCTCGACGCCAATGCCCGGGCCTGGGCTTCGTATGGATTTTCTTCCCTGGAGGAACTGAGGGACAATGCATTCTGGTTGGAGCCTCCTCATGCCTTCGATAACGCGTTGGCCTGGATTCGGAAGGCCGACCGGGAAGGCCCTCAGCAGTTCGAATGGCTGAGCGGCAAGGCTTCGGGAGAACTCTTCTGGGAGTATGTCCACCTCGGCCCCATCCTCATCAATGGCGAAAAGAAGATCATGGCGGTGTCGATCGACGTCACCGAGCGAAAGCAGGCCGAAGAGGCGCTAATCCATTCCCGCGATCTTCTGCGTTATATCATCGACCATGCCAACAGCGCCGTTGCGGTTCATGACCGGAATTTGCGGTATCTCTATGTCAGTCAGAGCTACCTGGACCAGTATCACGTGAAGGACCGCGATGTAATCGGCCGTCATCATTACGAGGTGTTCCCGGATCTGCCGCAGAAGTGGCGGGATGTCCACCAGCGGGTCCTGGCGGGCGAGGTCTTGCGCGCAGACCGCGATCCTTACCACCGGGCCGACGGTTCGGTCGACTGGACGCGTTGGGAGTGCCGTCCGTGGTATGAAGCCGACGGATCGATCGGGGGCCTCATCGTCTATACCGAGGTCATCACCGAGCGGGTGATGGCCGAGCAGAAACTGCTGGAAAGGGAGGCGAAGTACAGGCTGCTCGCCGAGAATACGGCTGACTGCATCTGGATGATGGACATGGACCTCGTTTTCACCTACATCAATCCGGCGATAGAGAAAATGATGGGGTTCGAGCCGGACGAGTGGATCGGCAGCCGTTTGAGCGACCACTGCTCGCAGGAGCGGTTCGAGCAGATGTCGGGACTGGTGATGGAAGCCCTCCAGCGTTTGCCCGAGGCGACCCCGGTTCTTTTCGAGACTGAAATGCTGAACAAAGACGGGAAGGGCGTCCCCCTCGAGATGCGGTCGAAGTTCGTGATGGACCAGGACGGCAAGCCGATGGCCCTGCAGGGGGTGGCGCGCGACATCTCGGAGCGGAAGAAACACGAGGCGGAGCGGGAAAGGCTGCGCACCCAACTGACGCAGGCCCAGAAGATGGAATCCATTGGGCGCCTGGCGGGCGGCGTTGCGCATGACTACAACAATATGCTGAGCGTGATCAGCGGGTTCGCTGAACTTGGCATGGAGAAGACCGCGCCTGGCGACCCGTTGCGTGCCGACCTCGAGGAGATCCTGCGAGCCGCGCGGCGCTCAGCGAACATCACCCGGCAGCTTCTGGCCTTTGCGCGGCGTCAGACCATCAGCCCGCGGGTGATCGATTTGAACGACACCGTCGAGGGGATGCTCAAGATGCTGCGCCGGCTGATCGGGGAGGACATCGACCTGTCCTGGCAGCCCGCCCCCGGCAGACACTATGTCCGTATGGATCCATCCCAACTCGATCAGATCCTCGCGAACCTCCTCGTAAATGCCCGGGATGCCATAGGGGATGTCGGCAAGGTGACCATCGAGACGGGCCGTGTGCGGTTCGACGAGGCCTACTGCGCCGAGCATCCGGGATTCATGCCGGGCGACTTCGTCCTGCTGGCCGTGAGCGACGACGGCAGGGGGATGGACCGGCAGACGCTCGACAACCTGTTCGAGCCGTTTTTCACCACCAAAGGGGTGGGAGAGGGGACCGGTCTGGGGCTCTCGACAGTCTATGGCATCGTCAAGCAGAACGAAGGCTTCATCAACGTGTACAGCGAGCCGGACAAGGGCACAGCCTTTAGGATATATCTGTTGCGTTACCGAGGGGAGACCGAGCTGGACGTCCCCTTCGATGAGGAAGATGCGCCCCCCGGGCGCGGGGAAACGGTGTTGATCGTCGAGGATGAGGCTCCCATCCTGGAATTGGCCGCAAGGATCCTCGAAGAGGCGGGTTACAGCGTGCTGAAGGCATCCGGCCCCCTCCGGGCCCTGGCTCTTGCCGAAACGTACAAAGGCGGAATCCAGCTCCTCATCACGGACGTCGTCATGCCCGAGATGAACGGTCGGGACCTTGCCCGAAAGCTACAGGCCCTGCACCCGGACCTGAAAGTCCTGTTCATGTCGGGTTACACCGCCAACGTGATCGCCCACCATGGTGTATTGGATGCCGGCGTGCATTTCATCCAGAAGCCCTTCTCCAACCGCGGCCTGATGCAGAAGGTGCGAGCGGCGCTGTAA
- the zraR gene encoding Transcriptional regulatory protein ZraR has product MGAGDMDSSTSEKSSRFSLLVVDDDRVVLMLLKEIFGSQPYEVMTCETGRKALRMLASHSFDAALVDLGLPDMDGLTLLKKIRMLHPETAVIILTGIGGVKEAVEAMQAGAVDFVQKPFTPNQLLERVANIAKCAATEEERRSLESEASPRFDFAPLVGRSVPMLRLKDLIARAGPTDATVLIEGETGMGKELVAKAIHHHSQRAGEVFVPVDCAAIGQTVIESELFGHVKGAFTGAHKSSEGLIRSAEGGTLFMDEIGELALNLQAKLLRTIQERQVRPIGSSHSHQVDVRIIAATNRDLNEEAALGRFRDDLLYRLNVVNIHVPPLRERRDDIPLLADYFLERFKTARSPVKSISKDALELLAREEWRGNVRELENVVRRAVALGRHAEIRPVDLDLTGAGSDANDGNPREQVMGDTYSDYERAAIENALEKTMYNRRKAAKLLQIGEATLYRKLRKFDISAVD; this is encoded by the coding sequence TTGGGGGCAGGTGATATGGACAGTTCAACCAGCGAGAAATCCTCCAGATTTTCCCTGCTGGTCGTCGATGACGACCGGGTTGTGCTGATGCTCCTGAAGGAGATTTTCGGCTCTCAACCTTACGAGGTAATGACCTGCGAAACGGGGCGGAAGGCCTTGAGGATGCTGGCTTCCCATAGCTTCGACGCCGCGCTTGTCGATTTGGGCCTGCCGGACATGGACGGGCTCACGCTTCTCAAGAAGATCCGGATGCTGCATCCGGAGACCGCTGTCATCATTCTGACCGGGATAGGCGGCGTCAAGGAGGCTGTAGAGGCGATGCAGGCCGGCGCTGTCGATTTTGTCCAGAAGCCCTTCACTCCCAACCAGTTGCTCGAGCGTGTAGCGAACATCGCCAAGTGTGCAGCCACCGAAGAGGAGCGCCGCAGTCTGGAATCAGAGGCCTCTCCCCGCTTCGATTTCGCTCCCCTGGTGGGCCGGTCCGTTCCCATGCTGAGGTTGAAAGACCTCATCGCCCGCGCAGGTCCGACCGACGCCACTGTGCTCATCGAGGGCGAGACCGGCATGGGCAAGGAACTCGTGGCGAAAGCGATTCATCATCACAGCCAACGGGCGGGCGAGGTCTTCGTCCCCGTCGATTGCGCAGCCATCGGGCAGACCGTCATCGAAAGCGAACTCTTCGGCCACGTCAAAGGGGCCTTCACGGGCGCCCACAAGAGCTCCGAAGGGCTGATTCGATCCGCCGAAGGAGGGACGCTCTTCATGGACGAGATCGGTGAACTCGCCTTGAATCTGCAGGCGAAGCTCCTGCGCACGATCCAGGAGCGGCAGGTTCGTCCGATAGGAAGCAGCCACAGTCATCAAGTGGATGTCAGGATCATCGCCGCGACGAACCGGGACTTGAACGAAGAGGCGGCCCTCGGCCGTTTCCGCGATGACCTGCTCTACCGCCTGAATGTTGTGAATATCCATGTTCCGCCCCTTCGGGAGCGGCGTGACGACATCCCGCTGCTGGCGGATTACTTCCTGGAACGCTTCAAGACAGCCCGCTCCCCTGTCAAGTCCATTTCGAAGGATGCCCTCGAGCTCCTCGCACGGGAGGAGTGGCGCGGTAATGTACGGGAGTTGGAAAATGTCGTCCGGCGCGCCGTTGCCCTCGGCAGGCATGCGGAGATCCGACCGGTAGATCTGGATTTGACCGGCGCAGGATCGGATGCGAACGACGGGAATCCCCGTGAGCAGGTCATGGGGGATACCTACAGCGACTATGAAAGGGCGGCGATCGAGAATGCCCTCGAAAAGACCATGTACAACCGCCGAAAGGCGGCCAAACTGCTGCAGATCGGCGAGGCGACGCTCTATCGCAAGCTCCGGAAATTCGACATTTCTGCCGTCGACTGA